In Phaseolus vulgaris cultivar G19833 chromosome 3, P. vulgaris v2.0, whole genome shotgun sequence, the sequence AAACATAAAACATTTccagaagcaagaaacaagaaTCTGTGGCAGAGCACATAGTTAATtgataacattaatattaattaattgtgAATTgtatttactaataaaaaatgtaaaaatattggAGCATTCGAGTAGAGACACTGACCACGTTGCTTGCTTCTTAATCATGTCTCCAATCTTAATCACATGTTTCCAATACGACCCATAAATTATTTGCAATTTGACATTTGGAGAATAAGATATACGTTAAATGGATTGCCTCCTTATGTTTCACTCATTACGTGCAAGGTAATAAACACTTCAATACTTCAAAAACTGCAGTATCTTCTTTTGCAGTTTTTCTTACATTCTACCAACGTATTTGATAAATGGCTTAAGGAACTGGTATTATCGGCTTGTAATTATTGGTGAAAAAATgtaagttaaataaataaaaaatcatttacaaactatctttaatcatatttattataGTTGATATATTTGAATCAACATAAAGAtacttttgaaaaaatatagttaattagttttaaatttatatttttttatatttagatcCTTAGAGAGTACTACTCCAGTAGTAAAACTCTCACAGGCCTCACTATTCCAAAAACACAATGAGTGAGTAGAAACACAATACAAAAGGAGGAACACAAGACTGTTGGGTATGCCAATGAAATGTGATGTACTGGTAAGTCTTCTCAAAAGTCAATTTTAATTCTCATTCATTCTTTGCAGTTTCTTCTGTTGATTGGATTTTTGTTtcacaataataataatgttatcttTTACATCACCAGACAAATTCTTCTATCCAACAACTTAGTAATTATCCTATAAGACACATTGTTTGTGAGGCAAATTATTACACTAACAGGTCAAAAGTTTTTCATGCATACAACATTATCCACCTTATAAGAATTAAAGTGGGGTGTCATTGACATCTTTCACTTTGATATGATAAGCAAGTAGcatctttatatttattcaCTTCACATAATCTTCTTCCAACAATTCCCACCAAAAATTGATATATATGTAGTTGTCCAGCTTAAAACTCAAAAGTTTCCTATTGATTGCAAATtaccaataatatatatatatatatatatatatagagagagagagagagagagagagagagagagtgtgagtgagagagagagttaAAATTGCACTTTACACCTATATATTATGGAATGAAGTGATTACTTATATACAGAGAGAGCTAAGAAAAAACAGACTACAGGTTGCGGCAGAGAAAGCTGGAGCTTGGTTTGACTCATAGTTTATCATTAATTAAGAATGTACCAAATGATACCAAAAACTTTTAGTAAAATAACTcaggaatataaaaaaaagtgcttTTGTTTGTTTAAATTACGTGTTTCTCTAATTGGGATTGATAACTAAGAATTTGTACTGTAGTGAAAAAgtgtataataaataaaaaaatgtgttgttATTAAATAGCACGTTGGCTTGCTTACCTCAAAAGGCAGTTTAGTTAATGATTTTGAATAAGGTATGAAGCAGATCCAGGATATACGTAAGGAAATGGAAATGGCTTCATTAATGATTCTGCTTatgattaattaatataaagacATTTAATCCGATGAAGTATTTAGTTGATGATGGACCCTCTGCACTTTTGCCATGCTACTTAAGGACGATGCCTTTCAAAGTTTGGTTGTTATCACATGCCCCGACAAACCTCACTCCACTCTTTCTttcactttcttctccttttcatttctttccaaatttttgtttttttaccaAAGCTAAAGTGAAAGTAGGGAGTTTTCACCTTTCAGCATGGAAAGTGATAGGAAAAAAATGGATTTCAATCAAACTTGTTTAAGCCATTTTAAACTTCACTTTGACACACGTTACATTGAGTTGAACTTCAATGGCAAAAACATAATAAAGTGGTGATTAGTAAAAAGTTGATGTCTTTGGGGTGAGAATTAGTCTAGACTTTTAATCATTTTACCAATAAGTTCAATGAATTAAGAAAGTGGAATAAAAGGAAAGTGAAGAGAGTAGATCAtgaataatgatattaatagtaatatttGAAACTTATGAAGAAGTTAATGTGGGAAATGTGGGATAGAAGAGAATGagaaaaagagaagagaagagaggaGAGAGAATAAGAGGGAGGAAGAAGGTGGGTAGCACGTTAATTCATTATGAGAGGGGGTTGTCACCCTCACTTTCACGATTCACACACAATGCCAAAGGCAAAAAGTGTATTCATATCCTCTCTCTCCCTTTTCCTTTCCACCATCTCTCTCTCTTTCACACACACAAACACACTCTCTGCAATGCATCAAATTCCATGCCCACTCTCAAAGCATGCTCCCAAAGCAAATTAAATATTCCCATCACAAACAATGCTccatatatgataaaaaaaaatatacatttttattacCACATAAATCAACCCAAGATTCTTTCAGAGTTTAATCAGAAGTTTTTACTTCATTTTCTGATACGTAGTAGATTTaagtattaagaaaaatataccATAATAATATTTGGTTAGAAaagattttctttttataaaaaaggaAACACTTTTTTAACATGGGTATCTCTTCATTAAGAACTAGAGATTAATGCTTCAAGAAACTAATAATTATTCAAGAGTCTAACTTTCTTACCAGATATAaagtaatatataattttttttacagaatCAATTCattaaaaagtaatatataattttcagaataagtattataaaaatcaataaactTATAATCTGTGATTCAACTATCTTTATCATCAGAAAAGAATGGTCTTTACACTGTTGAAAAGAGTTATAATGAATAAGTAGAAAAAAGACGGTATGTTATTAATTGGTTTGgcgttttatttatttatttgatataaATTTAATGGTTAATTTGAGTAAAAAAGAGGTTGGTTGGTGGTAGGTACTGAAACCAAGTGGAAGGCTATACTTGGAGGAAGCAAGAAACTGGACAACCTAGTCGTTTTGCTTCTTCTTATGTTGCTCTGCCCTTTTCTTACCATCTTTCACTCTGTTCAAGATTTGTCATAGCAACaacaacaatattattatttttattcttattgcACACAAAAgcttaaggaaaaaaaatctttttgcaGAAAACTCACATTTCCCGCTCCCTCAATTGTATGaaaccaccttcatctctgtcTCACAATGCTTCCCGCTTTTGCAATTTGGTAACCCTGTTCTTCTGAACCAGATttcattcttctttttctcGTTTCACGAGAAAGTTGAACGAGAAATGAATAGCAGAACACGCAGCACTCTTCACTCAGTGAAACCTCCTTTAAAAGATTCTAAAGtaacttcttcttcctcttcttctcctacattcttctttttttctgtttcgaaaaaaaaaaaaaaacttcattttGAAGCATAGACTATGAGCCGCTTTAACAGTTTGGGAATGATTCTTGTTAAATGATGAGAAAAGGTGTGCGCTTTTGATCCAAATCTAAACTGGGTTCTTCAGCTTCTCTTACGAAACGAAtactttattgttttatttattttttgtgtttacTTTAGTGTACTTTTTCGAGTGGGGGAAATTGAGTTTTATTATGATGATTTGCTTATTGGCGAATGTGGTAATCAGGGGAAGATGGAAACGGGAGGGAAGAAAACAATGGGTGGGCTCAAGAATGGGCGCCGATCCAATCGAGAAAGGAAGATGGCTTTGATTCAAGATGTACTTTGAATCTTCCTCAAACCTTGTTTTCACATTATgttcctttttttctttcatccaAGTTTTTGGTTCGTTATGCAAAATCACTAGCCCTTCATGTTTTCAAGGTTGGTGCAAATGCAGGTAGATAAGTTGAAGAGGAAGCTCAGACATGAAGAGAATGTTCATAGAGCTTTAGAAAGAGCATTCACAAGGCCTTTGGGATCTCTGCCTCGTCTTCCTCCTTATCTTCCTCCATATGTtagtctctctctctctctcttgttGTTTAATCACACACATTAACTGTGTGTTTTATTGTTAATACACATTCCAAGTCAGTTGGAATGGAGAAGTATGAAAGAAAGTGAATTAAAATGGACTTAAGTTTGGATTGTTTGAAAGGAAATCCAAAAACCCCATCAGTTTCACGCGATGAGTTTTTTCATTGTATCAATCACGATCAAGATACTGTTCGATACTTAATGTGAATACCTTTTTCCAGCGGACATTCAAATATTAATTTGTCATGTTGAGGGATTGGTTCCTTTCGCTAGACTCAATTCCTCTTGTTTGACTTATAGTACTTGcagactaattttttttatcattaaaactTAATATGGTTTTCTAAGTATTGCTggcattattttttaattaatttaagttTTATCTCAATTATGTGTGGAATAAAGTTTTGCATTAAATGATGATACCATACAGGAAATTGAAGTGAAGCTTTAGAATAGCGATAGGAGAAATACTTAAGGAATTTACTTGaatttttgttacttttttttattggtgaTGTGCTGATTTATGAATACAAGGAGAGTAATGAGGAATGTGTGTACTTGTTCTAGACATTGGAGCTGTTGGCTGAAGTAGCagtgttggaggaggaggtggttAGACTTGAAGAGCAGGTTGTGAACTTTCGTCAAGGTTTATATCAGGAAGCTGTGTTCATTTCCTCCAAGAGGAATGCAGAGAATTTGAATGACCTTATTGACCAAAACACCATCAGGAGTTCTAAGCATCAGAGATCAAAATCGATGTCTCAAAGTGAGTTCAATTCAACTATGATGGGTAGGCCTCATGCTTCTCTTGCCAGAAGTGCTTCCAGCAGAAAGCTATTGTTCTCTTCTGACACTATCAATGAACACACTGGGAAGCTAGTCCATGGAAAGCAATTGCACAGAAAACAAGATTCATTCTCATCTATTCCAGAAGAGGGAAGGGGAAAAGAGAATCGATCATTTGGTAACTTTGTGAAGGATAAGCAATCACCGGAGAAGAAAACTACAGCCAAAGTTACTTCTCCAATAAAGAAATCTCCGCTCAAACAAGAAACACCTGAGAAGTGCATGGATCACTTGAGGTTACAGGTAACTGTATGACAACCTCACAAATACCAATTTCAAAGTTATTTCAATTAGTCACTTGAGGTTTGGAACTGCTTATTTGTTACAGCTAACATAATAAGTGAATGTTTCTTTAAATTAAGCTGAACCAAACATGTGCTTAGTATTTATCGTTCTGTCCATTCAACAACATTGCTTTTTCTTTTGCTTGCTCAGTTGGACTGGAGATTAGTAGACCATGAAAGGGCTCAGAGTTCTTCAAATTCATCAGATGATAAGGTTTCAGAAGTTGATAGCACACCCAATAGAGTTTCAGAGGATATTGTCAAGTGCTTGAGTAGCATTTTTGTTAGAATTGGTACATTCAAGGACAAAATTGGGGAAGCAAAAACGCCTTCACGCTCTGCATCAGCTTTCAACCAATTCGGCAAGGAAAGGGATCACTTTTGTGATCCTTACGGTATCTGTTCAGAATCCAAAACAGGAGATGTTGGTCCGTATAAAAGATTATGTGAAGTCAAAGCCTCCACTGTTGATCTGAACCGGGCATCAAATGCTGTGTTTCTGATCCACAGATTAAAGTAAGTAGTTATCGACTGTTATTAACTGTTTTGATTGAGGAAACTATTGGTGTCTATCTAATCTTGCTGACAAATTCAGGTTCTTACTCGGGAAACTAGCTTCTCTCAACTTGAAGGGTCTTACTCATCAGGAAAAACTTGCATTCTGGATAAACATTTACAATTCCTGCATGATGAATGTAAGACACCTTTGTGCTATTGGTTTACTGCATCTCATTACAATGCAAGGCGGAAGAAATGGGTCTTTTAGTTCtagatttgaatttgaatttgacgTCATCTTAGCTTGCTTAATATGCTGAGAACAAACATTTAAAACGATTTTGGTTTCAATGTTGTAGGCATATTTAGAGCACGGCATCCCTGAGAGTCCAGAAATGGTTGTAGCATTAATGCAGAAGGTACGATGATTTGCGCTATATTCTCAacattcattattattattgttattgttgctAATGATGATGTTGTTAAACAAGAATATTCAAAGCAGTAGAAGCATTGCTGGTCCTTCTGTCTAACTTCTAGTGGTTGTTCAGTTTACTTGTATGCTGCTAGAAAATACTAATCCTGAGCCCTATGGTCATCTACCAATAAATCCCATttacagaaagaaaaaaacgGGGGAAAAAAATCATTAGACTCAAGCTCACCATGTCTCTTCCGATGCTATAATAGGTTCTAATGTTATCTGAGGTCTGACATTAAACCATGTTCAGACTGTCCCTATGAAATTAATTCATTAGCTAGGTGGTTGTAATGCTAAAGGCCATTTCAATTATAGTTCCGAACTTCTTATACCTATTTCCTACAAACACTATTTAAGTATGTAATGTcctttctatatatatatatataaaatgtgcAAGTTAATTAACTAAGACATGGCAATGCATGTGTCAGGCAACTATTGTAGTGGGGGGCCAGTTGCTCAATGCAATTACACTGGAGCATTTCATCTTGAGACTGCCTTATCACCTCAAGTTTGTAAGTGCAATAATCTTGTCCTTTCTTTTGAAGTTAGAGTTCATAGAAAATAAAGTTGACTTTCCTTAATTTTTGTGTTCATGTGCATTATACTACTCTAAATGCCCTAAAAACCTCAATTTCGTCTTGGCTTCCTGTGACAGACGTGTCCAAAAGCTGCAAAAAATGATGAGGTTAAAGCACCAGGCATATTTGGCCTGGAATGGTCTGAGCCCTTAGTAACATTTGCACTTTCCTGTGGAAGTTGGTCTTCACCTGCAGTAtgtttttctatcttaatttAGATGATAAAATTATTATGTGGGCAACGGTTAAATGTTCTTGAGCTTTAGGGACGGTTTAGATGATTTTTTCCATAAACATTTCTGAAGgagaaaaacaagaagaaaaaactaaattaaattttttcacAAGTTAAAATTAGCCTAcacagttaaaaataaaaattcagaaaaattatAAGAGAGCTTCTATAGATTAACTTACACAAGTTATTTTAGATTATgaagaaaataatttcaattttctttttgaaGTATCTATGGAAAAATTTGTCAGATCCCAAATGCTTATGGAGAAGTTGGCATGTTACCAATATCATGTGTTCTGCACCCAAATTtagatttgaaaatttgaaaattacttTATGAACATCACATCCGAAACATGAAACCAAACACCTTATAAGAAAGAACAAAATGTTCTTCCAATTCCACTTTTCCATTTTACACAAGGATGTTGATtattgtgttattttttttgttaatcaAAACTAGAGAGTATATTTTATATGTAGGAGCTTGTCAATGTCATCACTAGTTAAGAAGCATTTCATTCGCCCTTCATTATCATCGCTAAAGAAAGCATATATATTACCTGCCTTTTCTATTTCTATAAAcattcttttttaataaaacatttttacttttgttttctTAACCAGTGTGACATACCAAAtcatcttttttttcatttaggtGAGAGTTTATACAGCATCACAAGTTGATGATGAGTTAGAAGCAGCAAAGAGAGACTATTTACAGGCTTCAGTTGGCATCACAAAATCAAACAAGTTAATAATTCCCAAGTTGTTGGACTGGTATTTACTGGACTTTGCAAAGGACTTAGAATCTTTGTTGGACTGGGTCTGCCTCCAACTACCTGACGAAATGAGAAACCAGGCAGTTGAATGCCTTGAAAAAAGGGGAAGAGATTCTCTAACACAGATGGTACAAATGATGCCCTATGATTTCAGTTTCAGGTTACTTTTACACCAGTAAGTTCTGAGAAGTGTTCAGGTTTCTTAAGTTTGATGTGGTGGGTATTTTGTACATTGGTGGTTAACACATAAAGTACATAAGCCAAAACACTTAATGTTTTCTTGTTTGGGAATGGGTTTTGGCATTTGGGTCATTGCTGGCTGGTTAGTTATGCTTTTCGGAGATATACATAGAAATGGAGAGCTTTTAAATCTTAGACATTCATTTTGGCTGCAACTTTTTGGGTTTATAATAATATCATGTGTTGCTTTAACACCATGACACCAAATAGAACAACGTTCAATAACGTCAGCATAACATGGATTTTCGTTGGGGTAACTTTTATgttatcatttaattttaaagttaCATCTATTGATTTTTATAGTAAGTATCTTAAAAACCATGCTTATAAGTGTAATTTATCATTTAAAAGTACATCTTTAATTCTTAAAAGAATAcaccaaatttagaaaaaagtcaaatataaaaatcaacAGATAATAGCTTTTAAGTTGCGAGAGATTTTAAGTATAAAACAAAGCAGTGGATCACAGAAAATATTTGTACACCGCAATGCATCGTGTATGCTTTCTTTAgtaaatagaaaatgaaatggaaggaaagaaaataatgagaagaaaaggaaagggagaaaataaataatgaaagagagtgaaaaaatgtttttattaaagGAGAAATAATAAACTGTCCAGCCGTTATCGATAGCCTTAGATAATCCTTAAGTTCATATTGTTTTTACTGGAAGTTCAAAGGTTAATCAAATTAACATGTTAAAACTCAAAAGGTGTATTTACAAAAGACATTTAACATAGTAGTATACTTTTATTGCTAAACAATATCTAGATTTAAACTCCATGTTGACAAgactttttattaaatatcatATCTTCTAAgacattattattaaataaaaattagaaatagcAATGTGGGTTAGATTTAGATTCTGAGACTGATTGACTATGTTAATCTCATGGTCCATTTAGATCCATCCCCCACAACTTATAGCTTGCACAGACTAGGCTAGTTATGAAACACCTGCATAACAcgcataatattttatattcaattattAAAAGGAAATAACAAGATCATATTaaattgttattgttttttaGTAACTTAAACAAATACTTGATATATTAATCTTAtgtttatttagttattttaattttattgtcaaattaaaagtaacaaaaatataaaacattcaaataaaataaatttttgaactGGTCCATATGACAGATGCGCCATTCGCTTTTTACGGACGAAATGCGGGGGAGACTCTcatttttccattttttctctctccttaAGGAGACgatcattttttttccttttggtaagctttccaaacagtaaATTGAATTGAAATACCTGTATACATAAATACAAGTGCGACAAAATTCTCTCGTGGGATTTTCACATtatactggaaaaaaaaatatggattttcTTTTATGCAAATCAAATAAGATCCCATCACAAATTTACATATGCATAGCTGAATTTGTAACTGACCGTAAAGGACGAGATATGTATTACGACGAGAGCAATATTTACGAAATACAATTTATCTGCAACTTCGTTTTTCTATATGGCAAA encodes:
- the LOC137808314 gene encoding uncharacterized protein isoform X1, which produces MNSRTRSTLHSVKPPLKDSKGKMETGGKKTMGGLKNGRRSNRERKMALIQDVDKLKRKLRHEENVHRALERAFTRPLGSLPRLPPYLPPYTLELLAEVAVLEEEVVRLEEQVVNFRQGLYQEAVFISSKRNAENLNDLIDQNTIRSSKHQRSKSMSQSEFNSTMMGRPHASLARSASSRKLLFSSDTINEHTGKLVHGKQLHRKQDSFSSIPEEGRGKENRSFGNFVKDKQSPEKKTTAKVTSPIKKSPLKQETPEKCMDHLRLQLDWRLVDHERAQSSSNSSDDKVSEVDSTPNRVSEDIVKCLSSIFVRIGTFKDKIGEAKTPSRSASAFNQFGKERDHFCDPYGICSESKTGDVGPYKRLCEVKASTVDLNRASNAVFLIHRLKFLLGKLASLNLKGLTHQEKLAFWINIYNSCMMNAYLEHGIPESPEMVVALMQKATIVVGGQLLNAITLEHFILRLPYHLKFTCPKAAKNDEVKAPGIFGLEWSEPLVTFALSCGSWSSPAVRVYTASQVDDELEAAKRDYLQASVGITKSNKLIIPKLLDWYLLDFAKDLESLLDWVCLQLPDEMRNQAVECLEKRGRDSLTQMVQMMPYDFSFRLLLHQ
- the LOC137808314 gene encoding uncharacterized protein isoform X2; translated protein: METGGKKTMGGLKNGRRSNRERKMALIQDVDKLKRKLRHEENVHRALERAFTRPLGSLPRLPPYLPPYTLELLAEVAVLEEEVVRLEEQVVNFRQGLYQEAVFISSKRNAENLNDLIDQNTIRSSKHQRSKSMSQSEFNSTMMGRPHASLARSASSRKLLFSSDTINEHTGKLVHGKQLHRKQDSFSSIPEEGRGKENRSFGNFVKDKQSPEKKTTAKVTSPIKKSPLKQETPEKCMDHLRLQLDWRLVDHERAQSSSNSSDDKVSEVDSTPNRVSEDIVKCLSSIFVRIGTFKDKIGEAKTPSRSASAFNQFGKERDHFCDPYGICSESKTGDVGPYKRLCEVKASTVDLNRASNAVFLIHRLKFLLGKLASLNLKGLTHQEKLAFWINIYNSCMMNAYLEHGIPESPEMVVALMQKATIVVGGQLLNAITLEHFILRLPYHLKFTCPKAAKNDEVKAPGIFGLEWSEPLVTFALSCGSWSSPAVRVYTASQVDDELEAAKRDYLQASVGITKSNKLIIPKLLDWYLLDFAKDLESLLDWVCLQLPDEMRNQAVECLEKRGRDSLTQMVQMMPYDFSFRLLLHQ
- the LOC137808314 gene encoding uncharacterized protein isoform X3 produces the protein MLVQMQVDKLKRKLRHEENVHRALERAFTRPLGSLPRLPPYLPPYTLELLAEVAVLEEEVVRLEEQVVNFRQGLYQEAVFISSKRNAENLNDLIDQNTIRSSKHQRSKSMSQSEFNSTMMGRPHASLARSASSRKLLFSSDTINEHTGKLVHGKQLHRKQDSFSSIPEEGRGKENRSFGNFVKDKQSPEKKTTAKVTSPIKKSPLKQETPEKCMDHLRLQLDWRLVDHERAQSSSNSSDDKVSEVDSTPNRVSEDIVKCLSSIFVRIGTFKDKIGEAKTPSRSASAFNQFGKERDHFCDPYGICSESKTGDVGPYKRLCEVKASTVDLNRASNAVFLIHRLKFLLGKLASLNLKGLTHQEKLAFWINIYNSCMMNAYLEHGIPESPEMVVALMQKATIVVGGQLLNAITLEHFILRLPYHLKFTCPKAAKNDEVKAPGIFGLEWSEPLVTFALSCGSWSSPAVRVYTASQVDDELEAAKRDYLQASVGITKSNKLIIPKLLDWYLLDFAKDLESLLDWVCLQLPDEMRNQAVECLEKRGRDSLTQMVQMMPYDFSFRLLLHQ